One Vibrio sp. 16 genomic window carries:
- the nudC gene encoding NAD(+) diphosphatase codes for MLNKGDINPMHNCYWCVVSGSDIWLLDGRLPKGSSHELDLPLELATEVGVYEGIPVMWLNEADLNCDYVLTSLRDCLHFPEPLFLLMSKAIQYGHMNQSMRFCPQCGGRNHLNHNQLAMQCGDCRTLHYPRIFPCIIVAVRKDSQLLLAQHPRHRNGMYTVIAGFLEVGETLEQCVAREVKEETGIEVTNIRYVGSQPWAFPSSMMMGFLADYQSGTLKPDYSELSDARWFHPNDMPPVAPKGTIARELIETTCQLINDLES; via the coding sequence ATGTTAAATAAAGGTGACATCAACCCTATGCATAACTGTTACTGGTGTGTTGTGTCTGGGAGTGACATTTGGTTGTTAGACGGAAGATTACCCAAAGGCAGCAGCCATGAGTTAGACCTACCTCTAGAGCTTGCCACTGAAGTGGGCGTCTATGAAGGGATACCAGTGATGTGGCTTAATGAAGCGGATTTGAACTGCGACTATGTGCTAACGTCACTGCGAGATTGTTTGCATTTTCCTGAGCCCTTGTTTTTGCTGATGAGCAAAGCCATTCAATATGGCCATATGAACCAATCAATGCGCTTTTGTCCCCAATGTGGAGGCCGTAATCACCTCAATCACAACCAACTAGCCATGCAATGTGGTGATTGTCGGACATTGCATTATCCAAGAATTTTTCCATGTATCATCGTTGCTGTCCGTAAAGACAGCCAACTGCTGCTTGCCCAACATCCAAGACATCGAAATGGGATGTATACCGTCATTGCGGGCTTCTTGGAGGTAGGAGAAACCCTAGAGCAATGTGTTGCCCGCGAAGTCAAAGAAGAAACCGGTATTGAGGTGACCAACATTCGTTACGTTGGCAGTCAGCCATGGGCGTTTCCATCCAGTATGATGATGGGATTTCTCGCCGATTATCAATCTGGTACGTTAAAGCCGGATTATAGTGAGCTGAGTGATGCTCGTTGGTTCCATCCAAACGATATGCCGCCAGTCGCCCCCAAAGGGACGATTGCTCGTGAACTTATTGAAACGACATGCCAGCTAATAAATGACTTAGAGTCTTGA
- a CDS encoding Rsd/AlgQ family anti-sigma factor, producing MVMLNKLKRTQEQWGGSSEVIDHWLETRQSLIVEYCKLGSLQPVNGHSNVVELPSPKQISSFCDHVVDYISEGHFKIYDMVMEKWQATGFKTNNEIDAAYAKIVLTTDPLLEFNDKYVNVSAEDELPDFEADMSSVGEVLEMRFEVEDSLIQLIADSLAIPPGA from the coding sequence ATGGTCATGCTAAATAAACTAAAAAGAACACAAGAACAGTGGGGTGGCTCAAGTGAAGTCATTGACCATTGGCTAGAAACTCGACAATCACTGATTGTTGAATACTGTAAACTCGGTTCTCTCCAGCCCGTCAATGGGCACAGTAACGTGGTTGAACTCCCTTCTCCTAAGCAAATTAGCTCTTTTTGCGATCACGTTGTCGACTACATCTCCGAAGGCCATTTCAAAATCTACGACATGGTAATGGAAAAGTGGCAAGCTACCGGCTTTAAGACAAACAACGAGATTGATGCCGCCTACGCTAAGATTGTACTCACTACCGACCCACTTTTGGAATTCAACGACAAGTACGTTAATGTCAGCGCAGAAGATGAACTGCCTGACTTCGAAGCCGACATGTCCTCAGTTGGTGAAGTGTTAGAAATGCGTTTTGAGGTAGAAGACAGCTTAATTCAGTTGATCGCTGACAGCTTAGCCATCCCACCGGGCGCATAA
- the rpoC gene encoding DNA-directed RNA polymerase subunit beta', whose amino-acid sequence MKDLLNFLKAQHKTEEFDAIKIGLSSPDMIRSWSFGEVKKPETINYRTFKPERDGLFCARIFGPVKDYECLCGKYKRLKHRGVICEKCGVEVTQTKVRRDRMGHIELASPVAHIWFLKSLPSRIGLLMDIPLRDIERVLYFEMYVVTEPGMTDLEKSQMLTEEEYLDRLEEWGDEFTAKMGAEAIKDLLASMDLPAEIEEMREELQSTNSETKRKKITKRLKLVEAFVQSGNNPEWMILTVLPVLPPDLRPLVPLDGGRFATSDLNDLYRRVINRNNRLKRLLELAAPDIIVRNEKRMLQESVDALLDNGRRGRAITGSNKRPLKSLADMIKGKQGRFRQNLLGKRVDYSGRSVITVGPYLRLHQCGLPKKMALELFKPFIYSKLETRGLATTIKAAKKMVEREEAVVWDILDEVIREHPVLLNRAPTLHRLGIQAFEPVLIEGKAIQLHPLVCAAYNADFDGDQMAVHVPLTLEAQLEARTLMMSTNNILSPASGDPIIVPSQDVVLGLYYMTRDKINVKGEGMYLASPAEAEKAYRTKTAELHARVKVRITETVKDEDGNSTTETKLVDTTIGRAMLWQIVPAGLPYSIVNQKLGKKQISNLLNEAYRKLGLKDTVIFADQIMYTGFAYAALSGVSVGIDDMVVPAAKYTEIEEAEAEVREIQEQYQSGLVTAGERYNKVIDIWASTNDRVAKAMMENLSSETVVNRDGDEEQQESFNSIYMMADSGARGSAAQIRQLAGMRGLMARPDGSIIETPITANFKEGLNVLQYFISTHGARKGLADTALKTANSGYLTRRLVDVAQDVVVTEHDCGTHEGVHMMPHIEGGDVKVALTELALGRVVAEDVLKPGTEDVLIPRNTLIDEKWCQIMEENSVDSMKVRSVVTCDTDFGCCAQCYGRDLARGHLVNQGEAVGVIAAQSIGEPGTQLTMRTFHIGGAASTAAAENSIQAKNTGTVKLHNAKFVTNKDGKLVITSRASELTIIDEFGRTKEKHKLPYGSLLTKGDNDAVEAGETVANWEAHTMPIITEVAGRIQFVDMIDGVTVSRQTDDLTGLSSSEVTDAAARPSAGKDMRPAIKLVDAAGNDVMIPGTEMPAHYFLPGKAIVNIEDGAEVGVGDTLARIPQKSGGNKDITGGLPRVADLFEARKPKEPAILAEKTGTVSFGKETKGKRRLVITQESGEAYEEMIPKHRQLNVFEGEKVECGDVIADGPESPHDILRLRGVHAVTEYIANEVQEVYRLQGVKINDKHIETIVRQMLRKCTITFAGDSEFLAGEQVEYANVKVANRQLEAEGKEPARFERELLGITKASLATESFISAASFQETTRVLTEAAVSGKRDELRGLKENVIVGRLIPAGTGFAYHQERQAKRVEEQEGPSAEQATDNLAALLNAGFSSDE is encoded by the coding sequence GTGAAAGACTTATTAAACTTTCTAAAAGCGCAGCATAAGACCGAAGAATTTGATGCAATCAAAATCGGTCTATCTTCACCAGACATGATCCGTTCATGGTCTTTCGGTGAAGTTAAAAAACCTGAAACGATCAACTATCGTACGTTCAAGCCTGAGCGTGATGGTCTGTTCTGTGCGCGTATCTTTGGTCCAGTAAAAGACTACGAATGTCTTTGTGGCAAATACAAGCGTCTGAAACACCGTGGCGTTATCTGTGAGAAGTGTGGCGTTGAAGTTACACAAACTAAAGTTCGTCGTGACCGCATGGGCCACATCGAGCTTGCATCACCAGTTGCTCACATCTGGTTCCTAAAATCACTACCGTCTCGTATCGGTCTACTAATGGATATCCCTCTACGTGATATCGAACGTGTTCTTTACTTCGAAATGTACGTAGTAACTGAACCAGGTATGACGGATCTAGAAAAATCTCAGATGCTTACTGAAGAAGAGTATCTGGATCGTCTAGAAGAGTGGGGTGATGAATTCACGGCTAAGATGGGTGCGGAAGCGATCAAAGACCTACTTGCGTCTATGGATCTTCCAGCTGAAATCGAAGAAATGCGTGAAGAGCTTCAGTCTACTAACTCAGAGACTAAGCGTAAGAAGATCACTAAGCGTCTGAAGCTAGTTGAAGCGTTTGTTCAATCTGGTAACAACCCAGAGTGGATGATCCTAACTGTGCTTCCGGTACTTCCGCCAGATCTACGTCCTCTAGTTCCACTAGACGGCGGTCGCTTCGCGACTTCTGATCTGAACGACCTATACCGTCGCGTAATCAACCGTAACAACCGTTTGAAGCGTCTTCTAGAGCTAGCGGCTCCGGACATCATCGTACGTAACGAAAAACGTATGCTGCAAGAGTCTGTTGATGCACTTCTAGATAACGGTCGTCGCGGTCGTGCGATCACAGGTTCGAACAAACGTCCTCTGAAATCTCTTGCTGATATGATCAAGGGTAAGCAAGGTCGTTTCCGTCAGAACCTTCTAGGTAAGCGTGTAGACTACTCTGGCCGTTCTGTAATCACAGTAGGTCCATACCTTCGTCTACACCAGTGTGGTCTTCCTAAGAAGATGGCACTTGAGCTATTCAAACCATTCATCTACAGCAAGCTAGAGACTCGTGGCCTAGCGACGACAATCAAAGCTGCTAAGAAGATGGTAGAGCGTGAAGAAGCGGTCGTTTGGGATATCCTAGACGAAGTAATCCGTGAACACCCAGTACTATTGAACCGTGCACCTACACTTCACCGTCTAGGTATTCAGGCGTTCGAACCAGTACTGATCGAAGGTAAAGCGATTCAGCTACACCCACTAGTGTGTGCGGCATACAACGCCGACTTCGATGGTGACCAAATGGCGGTTCACGTGCCTCTAACTCTAGAAGCACAGCTTGAAGCTCGTACACTGATGATGTCGACAAACAACATTCTGTCGCCAGCGTCAGGTGATCCGATCATCGTACCTTCTCAGGACGTTGTATTGGGTCTTTACTACATGACTCGTGACAAGATCAACGTGAAAGGCGAAGGTATGTACCTTGCTAGTCCAGCTGAGGCTGAGAAGGCATACCGCACTAAGACTGCTGAGCTACACGCTCGCGTTAAAGTTCGTATCACTGAGACTGTTAAAGACGAAGATGGCAACAGCACTACAGAGACTAAGCTAGTTGATACAACTATCGGTCGTGCAATGCTATGGCAAATCGTGCCAGCTGGTCTTCCGTACAGCATCGTTAACCAAAAGCTAGGTAAGAAGCAAATCTCTAACCTACTTAACGAGGCGTACCGTAAGCTAGGTCTTAAAGACACAGTAATCTTCGCTGACCAAATCATGTACACAGGTTTCGCTTACGCAGCACTTTCTGGTGTATCTGTTGGTATTGACGACATGGTTGTACCTGCAGCTAAGTACACTGAGATCGAAGAAGCAGAAGCAGAAGTTCGCGAAATTCAAGAACAGTACCAATCTGGTCTTGTAACTGCGGGTGAGCGCTACAACAAAGTGATCGATATTTGGGCATCGACCAACGATCGCGTAGCGAAAGCGATGATGGAGAACCTATCTTCTGAAACTGTTGTTAACCGCGATGGTGATGAAGAGCAGCAAGAGTCATTCAACAGCATCTACATGATGGCTGACTCGGGCGCTCGTGGTTCTGCAGCTCAGATTCGTCAGCTAGCAGGTATGCGTGGTCTGATGGCGCGTCCAGATGGTTCAATCATCGAAACGCCGATCACTGCGAACTTTAAAGAAGGTCTAAACGTACTTCAGTACTTTATCTCAACGCACGGTGCTCGTAAGGGTCTTGCGGATACGGCACTGAAAACAGCGAACTCGGGTTACCTAACTCGTCGTCTAGTAGACGTTGCTCAAGACGTTGTAGTTACAGAGCACGACTGTGGCACTCACGAAGGCGTTCACATGATGCCTCACATCGAGGGTGGTGATGTTAAGGTTGCTCTTACTGAACTTGCTCTTGGTCGTGTAGTTGCTGAAGACGTTCTTAAGCCAGGTACTGAAGATGTTCTGATCCCACGTAATACTCTAATTGATGAGAAGTGGTGTCAGATCATGGAAGAAAACTCTGTAGACAGCATGAAAGTGCGCTCAGTTGTAACATGTGACACAGACTTCGGTTGTTGTGCTCAGTGTTACGGCCGTGACCTAGCACGTGGTCACCTAGTGAACCAAGGTGAAGCAGTCGGTGTTATCGCTGCTCAGTCTATCGGTGAACCAGGTACACAGCTAACGATGCGTACGTTCCACATCGGTGGTGCAGCATCTACTGCAGCAGCAGAGAACAGCATCCAAGCTAAGAACACAGGTACTGTTAAACTTCACAACGCGAAGTTTGTAACGAACAAAGACGGTAAGCTTGTTATCACTTCTCGTGCATCTGAACTAACCATCATTGATGAGTTCGGCCGTACGAAAGAGAAACACAAACTGCCTTACGGTTCTCTACTGACTAAAGGCGACAACGACGCAGTTGAAGCTGGTGAAACAGTAGCTAACTGGGAAGCGCACACTATGCCAATCATCACTGAAGTGGCAGGTCGCATCCAGTTCGTAGATATGATCGATGGCGTAACAGTTTCTCGTCAAACAGATGACCTAACAGGTCTATCTTCAAGCGAAGTCACTGATGCAGCAGCTCGTCCATCTGCAGGTAAAGATATGCGTCCAGCTATCAAACTTGTTGATGCAGCAGGCAACGACGTAATGATTCCTGGTACTGAAATGCCAGCTCACTACTTCCTACCTGGTAAAGCGATCGTGAACATCGAAGACGGCGCAGAAGTAGGTGTGGGTGATACACTTGCACGTATTCCTCAGAAGTCTGGCGGTAACAAAGATATCACCGGTGGTCTTCCACGCGTTGCGGACCTATTCGAAGCACGTAAGCCTAAAGAGCCTGCGATCCTTGCTGAGAAGACGGGTACTGTTAGCTTCGGTAAAGAGACCAAAGGTAAGCGTCGTCTAGTTATCACTCAAGAGAGTGGTGAAGCGTACGAAGAGATGATTCCTAAGCATCGTCAGCTTAACGTTTTCGAAGGTGAAAAAGTTGAGTGTGGTGACGTAATTGCGGATGGTCCAGAGTCTCCACATGACATTCTACGTCTACGTGGTGTACACGCTGTGACTGAATACATCGCGAACGAAGTTCAAGAAGTATACCGTCTGCAAGGCGTTAAGATTAACGATAAGCACATTGAGACTATCGTTCGTCAGATGCTACGTAAGTGTACAATCACATTTGCTGGTGACTCTGAGTTCCTAGCCGGTGAGCAGGTTGAATACGCGAACGTTAAGGTTGCTAACCGTCAACTAGAAGCAGAAGGCAAAGAGCCAGCACGCTTCGAACGTGAACTACTAGGTATCACGAAGGCGTCTCTAGCGACTGAATCGTTCATCTCTGCGGCATCGTTCCAGGAGACAACTCGCGTACTAACAGAAGCCGCGGTTTCTGGTAAGCGTGATGAGCTACGTGGTCTGAAAGAAAACGTAATTGTTGGTCGTCTAATCCCTGCAGGTACAGGTTTCGCATACCACCAAGAGCGTCAAGCTAAGCGTGTAGAAGAGCAAGAAGGTCCTTCAGCTGAACAAGCGACAGACAACCTTGCAGCACTGCTTAACGCAGGTTTCTCATCTGACGAGTAA
- the rpoB gene encoding DNA-directed RNA polymerase subunit beta has translation MVYSYTEKKRIRKDFGTRPQVLDIPYLLSIQLDSFEKFIEQDPEGQYGLEAAFRSVFPIQSYNGNSELQYVSYRLGEPVFDVKECQIRGVTYSKPLRVKLRLVIFDKDAPAGTVKDIKEQEVYMGEIPLMTDNGTFVINGTERVIVSQLHRSPGVFFDSDKGKTHSSGKVLYNARVIPYRGSWLDFEFDPKDNLYVRIDRRRKLPASIILRALGKTTEEILDIFFEKVNFEVKDQTLLMELVPDRLRGETASFDIEANGKVYVETGRRVTARHIRQLEKDGVDHIEVPVEYIVGKVASKDYINEATGEIIVGANQEISLEALANLSQAGHKALEVLFTNDLDHGPFMSETLRIDSTVDRISALVEIYRMMRPGEPPTKEAAEALFESLFFSEERYDLSTVGRMKFNSSIEREDAQEQGTLDETDIVEVMKKLIAIRNGIGEVDDIDHLGNRRIRSVGEMAENQFRVGLVRVERAVKERLSLGDLDAIMPQDLINAKPISAAVKEFFGSSQLSQFMDQNNPLSEVTHKRRISALGPGGLTRERAGFEVRDVHVTHYGRLCPIETPEGPNIGLINSLSAFARCNEYGFLETPYRRVVDGVVTDEVDYLSAIQEGQYVIAQANTVLTEEGTFAEELITARQKGESGLHPREHVDYMDVATNQVVSIAASLIPFLEHDDANRALMGANMQRQAVPTLKADKPLVGTGIERNIAVDSGVTAVAKRGGVIQSVDASRIVVKVNEDELIPGEAGIDIYNLTKYTRSNQNTCINQRPCVMPGEPVARGDVLADGPSTDLGELALGQNMRIAFMPWNGYNFEDSILVSERVVQEDRFTTIHIQELSCVARDTKLGAEEITADIPNVGESALSKLDESGIVYIGAEVKGGDILVGKVTPKGETQLTPEEKLLRAIFGEKASDVKDTSLRVPNSVSGTIIDVQVFTRDGVEKDKRALEIEQMQLKEAKKDLTEEFQILEGGLLNRVKAVLIDGGYTEAKLDAIDRKKWLELTLEDDAQQSQLEQLAEQWDELKADFDKKFETKRRKITQGDDLAPGVLKIVKVYLAVKRRIQPGDKMAGRHGNKGVISKINPVEDMPYDEKGQPVDIVLNPLGVPSRMNIGQILEVHLGLAAKGIGDKINQMVKEQQELAKFRDFLQKVYDLGETRQKVDVASLSDDEVRTLIKNLRGGLPIATPVFDGASEQSIKELLKLGDLPESGQLKLFDGRTGDEFERPVTVGYMYMLKLNHLVDDKMHARSTGSYSLVTQQPLGGKAQFGGQRFGEMEVWALEAYGAAYTLQEMLTVKSDDVNGRTKMYKNIVDGNHSMEPGMPESFNVLLKEIRSLGINIELEDEE, from the coding sequence ATGGTTTACTCTTATACCGAGAAAAAGCGCATCCGTAAGGACTTTGGTACTCGTCCACAAGTTTTGGACATTCCATACCTGCTATCGATCCAGCTCGATTCGTTCGAAAAATTCATCGAACAGGATCCTGAAGGTCAATACGGTCTTGAAGCTGCTTTCCGTTCTGTATTTCCAATTCAGAGCTACAACGGCAATTCCGAGCTGCAATACGTTAGCTACCGTCTTGGTGAGCCAGTTTTTGATGTTAAAGAATGTCAAATCCGTGGCGTAACTTATTCAAAACCTCTACGCGTTAAACTACGCCTAGTTATTTTTGATAAAGACGCGCCAGCAGGTACTGTAAAAGATATTAAAGAACAAGAAGTCTACATGGGCGAAATTCCGCTTATGACAGACAATGGTACCTTCGTAATCAATGGTACCGAGAGGGTTATCGTATCCCAGCTGCACAGAAGCCCTGGCGTATTCTTCGACAGCGATAAGGGTAAGACCCACTCATCAGGTAAAGTTCTTTATAACGCACGTGTTATTCCTTACCGTGGTTCATGGCTTGATTTCGAGTTTGATCCTAAGGATAACCTATACGTACGTATCGACCGCCGTCGTAAGCTACCAGCATCTATCATTCTTCGCGCACTAGGTAAGACGACAGAAGAGATCCTGGACATCTTCTTTGAGAAGGTGAACTTCGAAGTTAAAGATCAAACTCTACTTATGGAGCTTGTTCCTGATCGTCTACGTGGTGAAACTGCGTCATTCGATATCGAAGCAAACGGCAAAGTTTACGTTGAAACTGGTCGTCGTGTAACTGCACGCCACATCCGTCAGCTTGAAAAAGATGGCGTTGATCATATCGAAGTACCTGTTGAGTACATCGTAGGCAAAGTTGCATCGAAAGATTACATCAACGAAGCGACTGGCGAGATCATTGTTGGTGCAAACCAAGAGATCAGTCTTGAAGCACTAGCGAACCTTTCGCAAGCTGGCCATAAAGCACTAGAAGTTCTATTTACGAACGATCTAGACCACGGTCCATTCATGTCAGAAACGCTACGTATCGACAGCACTGTTGATCGTATTTCTGCTCTGGTAGAAATCTACCGCATGATGCGCCCTGGCGAGCCACCAACGAAAGAAGCTGCTGAAGCACTATTCGAAAGCCTATTCTTCTCTGAAGAGCGTTACGATCTATCGACTGTTGGTCGTATGAAGTTCAACAGCTCTATCGAACGTGAAGATGCACAAGAGCAAGGCACACTTGACGAAACTGATATCGTTGAAGTGATGAAGAAGCTTATCGCTATCCGTAACGGCATCGGTGAAGTGGACGATATCGACCACCTAGGTAACCGTCGTATCCGTTCTGTTGGCGAAATGGCAGAAAACCAATTCCGCGTTGGTCTAGTACGTGTTGAACGTGCTGTTAAAGAGCGTCTAAGCCTTGGTGACCTTGATGCAATCATGCCTCAAGACCTAATCAATGCTAAGCCTATCTCTGCTGCGGTTAAAGAATTCTTTGGCTCTTCACAGCTGTCTCAGTTCATGGACCAAAACAACCCGTTATCAGAAGTTACGCATAAGCGTCGTATTTCTGCATTGGGTCCTGGCGGTCTAACTCGTGAACGTGCTGGCTTCGAAGTACGTGACGTACACGTAACTCACTACGGTCGTCTATGTCCTATCGAAACGCCTGAAGGTCCAAACATCGGTCTGATCAACTCTCTATCTGCGTTTGCGCGTTGTAACGAGTACGGTTTCCTAGAGACTCCATACCGTCGCGTTGTAGATGGCGTAGTAACAGACGAAGTAGATTACCTATCTGCTATTCAGGAAGGTCAGTACGTTATCGCTCAGGCGAACACTGTTCTTACTGAAGAAGGCACATTTGCTGAAGAGCTAATCACAGCTCGTCAGAAAGGTGAATCTGGCCTACACCCACGCGAACATGTTGACTACATGGACGTTGCAACTAACCAGGTTGTATCTATCGCTGCATCGCTTATCCCGTTCCTAGAACACGATGATGCGAACCGTGCATTGATGGGTGCCAACATGCAACGTCAGGCAGTTCCAACACTTAAGGCTGATAAGCCTCTAGTTGGTACTGGTATCGAGCGTAACATCGCAGTTGACTCTGGTGTTACAGCAGTAGCGAAACGTGGTGGTGTAATCCAGTCTGTAGATGCTTCTCGTATCGTTGTTAAAGTTAACGAAGACGAGCTGATCCCTGGTGAAGCAGGTATCGATATCTACAACCTAACTAAATACACTCGTTCGAACCAAAACACGTGTATCAACCAGCGTCCATGTGTGATGCCGGGTGAACCAGTAGCACGTGGTGACGTTCTTGCTGATGGTCCTTCAACAGACCTTGGTGAGCTAGCGCTTGGTCAGAACATGCGTATCGCATTCATGCCTTGGAACGGTTACAACTTCGAAGACTCGATCTTAGTATCTGAGCGCGTAGTTCAAGAAGACCGTTTCACTACGATCCACATTCAAGAGCTATCTTGTGTGGCGCGTGATACTAAGCTTGGTGCTGAAGAGATCACTGCTGACATTCCGAACGTAGGTGAGTCTGCTCTGTCTAAACTAGACGAGTCAGGTATCGTTTACATCGGTGCGGAAGTGAAAGGCGGTGACATCCTTGTAGGTAAAGTAACGCCTAAAGGTGAAACTCAGCTAACTCCTGAAGAGAAGCTACTACGTGCTATCTTCGGTGAGAAAGCGTCAGACGTTAAAGATACGTCTCTACGCGTACCAAACTCTGTATCAGGTACGATCATCGACGTTCAAGTATTTACTCGTGACGGTGTTGAAAAAGACAAACGTGCACTTGAAATTGAACAGATGCAGCTTAAAGAAGCGAAGAAAGACCTAACTGAAGAATTCCAGATTCTTGAGGGTGGCCTTCTAAACCGTGTTAAAGCTGTACTAATCGACGGTGGTTACACTGAAGCGAAACTAGATGCTATTGATCGTAAGAAGTGGCTAGAGCTAACGCTTGAAGACGATGCACAACAATCACAGCTTGAGCAACTTGCTGAGCAGTGGGATGAGCTAAAAGCTGACTTCGATAAGAAGTTTGAAACTAAGCGTCGTAAGATCACACAAGGTGATGATCTAGCACCTGGCGTACTGAAGATCGTTAAGGTTTACCTAGCGGTTAAGCGTCGTATCCAGCCTGGTGATAAGATGGCGGGTCGTCACGGTAACAAGGGTGTAATCTCTAAGATCAACCCTGTTGAAGACATGCCTTACGATGAGAAAGGTCAGCCGGTTGACATCGTACTAAACCCACTGGGTGTACCATCGCGTATGAACATCGGTCAGATCCTAGAAGTACACTTAGGTCTGGCAGCGAAAGGTATCGGTGACAAGATCAACCAGATGGTGAAAGAGCAGCAAGAGCTTGCTAAGTTCCGTGACTTCCTACAGAAGGTTTACGATCTTGGTGAAACTCGTCAGAAAGTAGACGTAGCGTCTCTATCTGATGATGAAGTTCGTACGCTGATCAAGAACCTACGTGGTGGTCTACCGATCGCGACTCCAGTATTTGACGGTGCTTCTGAGCAATCAATCAAAGAGCTTCTGAAACTGGGTGATCTGCCAGAATCAGGTCAACTTAAGCTGTTTGATGGTCGCACTGGTGACGAGTTTGAGCGTCCAGTAACTGTTGGTTACATGTACATGCTGAAACTGAACCACCTTGTTGATGACAAGATGCACGCTCGTTCAACTGGTTCGTACAGCCTAGTAACTCAGCAACCACTTGGTGGTAAAGCTCAGTTCGGTGGTCAGCGTTTCGGTGAGATGGAAGTATGGGCACTAGAAGCATACGGTGCTGCTTACACGCTTCAAGAAATGCTAACCGTTAAGTCGGATGACGTTAACGGCCGTACTAAGATGTATAAGAACATCGTAGATGGTAACCACAGCATGGAACCTGGTATGCCAGAATCGTTCAACGTATTGTTGAAAGAGATTCGCTCGCTAGGTATCAACATCGAGCTAGAAGACGAAGAGTAA
- the rplL gene encoding 50S ribosomal protein L7/L12, with the protein MSITNEQILDAVAEMSVMQVVELIEAMEEKFGVSAAAAVVAGGAAAGEAAAEQTEFDVILESAGGNKVAVIKAVRGATGLGLKEAKALVDGAPAPLKEGIEKDEAEALKAQLEEAGATVVVK; encoded by the coding sequence ATGTCTATCACTAACGAGCAAATCCTAGACGCAGTTGCAGAAATGTCTGTAATGCAAGTTGTTGAACTAATCGAAGCAATGGAAGAGAAATTCGGTGTTTCTGCTGCTGCTGCTGTTGTAGCTGGCGGCGCTGCTGCAGGCGAAGCTGCTGCTGAGCAAACTGAATTCGACGTAATCCTAGAATCTGCTGGCGGTAACAAAGTTGCTGTAATCAAAGCAGTACGTGGCGCAACTGGCCTAGGTCTTAAAGAAGCTAAAGCTCTAGTAGACGGTGCTCCAGCACCTCTTAAAGAAGGCATCGAGAAAGACGAAGCTGAAGCTCTTAAAGCTCAGCTAGAAGAAGCTGGCGCAACTGTTGTTGTTAAGTAA
- the rplJ gene encoding 50S ribosomal protein L10, translated as MALNLQDKKAIVAEVNEAASGALSAVVADSRGVEVGAMTSLRKQAREAGVYVRVVRNTLMRRAVAGTDYECLTETFTGPTLIAFSNEHPGAAARLFKDFAKENKDFEIKAAAFEGALTDAEVLATLPTYDEAIARLMMCMKEASAGKLVRTIAALRDQKEEAAA; from the coding sequence ATGGCTTTAAACCTTCAAGACAAAAAAGCAATTGTTGCTGAAGTCAACGAAGCTGCCAGTGGTGCACTTTCTGCAGTTGTAGCTGATTCTCGTGGCGTAGAAGTAGGCGCTATGACTTCACTACGTAAACAAGCTCGTGAAGCTGGTGTTTACGTACGTGTTGTTCGTAACACGCTTATGCGTCGTGCGGTTGCAGGTACAGACTACGAATGTCTAACTGAGACATTTACTGGTCCTACTCTAATCGCATTCTCTAACGAGCACCCAGGTGCTGCAGCGCGTCTTTTCAAAGACTTCGCTAAAGAGAACAAAGACTTCGAGATCAAAGCTGCTGCATTTGAAGGCGCGCTAACTGACGCTGAAGTACTAGCGACACTACCAACTTACGACGAAGCTATCGCACGCCTAATGATGTGCATGAAAGAAGCTTCTGCAGGCAAGCTGGTACGTACTATCGCTGCACTACGCGACCAAAAAGAAGAAGCTGCTGCTTAA